One Salvelinus fontinalis isolate EN_2023a chromosome 27, ASM2944872v1, whole genome shotgun sequence genomic region harbors:
- the LOC129825153 gene encoding CAD protein-like isoform X2: protein MATLILEDGTTFKGRLFGANTSVSGEVVFQTGMVGYPEALTDPSYMCQILTLTYPLQGNYGIPQDEEGDFGLSKWFESSKIHAAALIVGEVSQNPSHWSSAMSLDQWLKEQGIPGLEGIDTRRLTKKIREKGTMLGKLVVDGTPEANVPFDNPDQRNLVKEVSMKEPRVFNPSGAVRITAVDCGIKYNQIRCLCQRGACVTVVPWDHPLDSTDFDGLFISNGPGDPQFCTETIDNVRKVVCVDNPKPVFGICLGNQLLSLAIGAKTYKMKYGNRGHNQPCIHKGTDRCFITSQNHGFAVDPLTLPQGWDVLFTNANDQTSEGIVHNTKHLFSVQFHPEHMAGPTDLVSLFDVFLDTVRDHKEGKSGKPVKQRLTEHLTYPGSTNPEEFVRPRKVLILGSGGLSIGQAGEFDYSGSQAIKALKEENIQTVLINPNIATVQTSKGLADKVYFLPLTPEYVTQVIKNERPDGVLLTFGGQTALNCGVQLTKRGVLKKYAVRVLGTPVASIEMTEDRKIFVEKMEEINEHVAPSEAAVSVEQAVAAAERIGYPVLVRSAFALGGLGSGFANNREELTSLVTSAFAHTSQVLVDKSLKGWKEIEYEVVRDAYDNCITVCNMENIDPLGIHTGESIVVAPSQTLNDYEYNMLRNTAIKVIRHLGIVGECNIQYALNPESEQYYIIEVNARLSRSSALASKATGYPLAYVAAKLGLGIPLPVLKNSVTNQTTANFEPSLDYCVVKVPRWDLSKFLRVSTKIGSSMKSVGEVMAIGRSFEEAFQKALRMVDENCVGFDHTIKPVSDEELQTPTDKRIFVLAAALRAGYTVDRLYDLTKIDRWFLHKMKNIAVHEKVLESYNQDESAMPLEVMRKAKQLGFSDKQIALAVQSTELAVRKMRRDWSILPVVKQIDTVAAEWPAHTNYLYLTYNGTESDLGFGDPHVIVIGSGVYRIGSSVEFDWCAVGCIMELRKMGYKTIMVNYNPETVSTDYDMCDRLYFDEISFEVVMDIYEMENPEGVILSMGGQLPNNIAMSLHRQQCRILGTSPEFIDSAENRFKFSRMLDTIGISQPQWKELTEIESAMKFCETAGYPCLVRPSYVLSGAAMNVAYTDSDLEKYLSSAVAVSKEYPVVISKFIQEAKEIDVDAVACDGVVMAIAVSEHVENAGVHSGDATLVTPPQDINQKTMERIKMIVHAIGQELQVTGPFNLQLIAKDDQLKVIECNVRVSRSFPFVSKTLGVDLVALATRVIMGEKMEPVGLMKGVGIVGVKVPQFSFSRLAGADVVLGVEMTSTGEVACFGENRYEAYLKAMLSTGFKIPKKNILLSIGSYKNKSELLPTVQALESLGYDLYASLGTADFYTEHGVKVMAVDWPFGEEESDCPNKDKQRNILEYLEDHHFDMVINLSMRNSGGRRLSSFVTKGYRTRRMAIDYSVPLIIDIKCTKLFVQALRLVGSFPPVKTHVDCMTSQKLIRLPGLIDVHVHLREPGATHKEDFSSGTAAALAGGVTMVCAMPNTAPAIIDPSSFAMVQKLAKAGCRCDYALYVGATSDNSTILPSIAKSAAGLKMYLNDTYSTLKMDNVSMWMEHFEKWPKHLPIVAHAEKQTVAAVLMVAQLYQRAVHICHVAKKEEILIIRAAKQKGIQVTCEVAPHHLFLCEENVVDIGDGRAQVRPMLGTREDMEALWEHLDIIDCFATDHAPHSVEEKNSEKPPPGYPGLETMLPLLLTAVSDGRLTIDDIIKRLYDNPRKIFSLPAQANTYVEVDLEQEWVIPKHMQFTKSKWTPFEGMKVKGKVRRVVLRGEVAYIDGQVLVPPGYGEDVKAWPAPIPLLQPPEPVKEIPKTPEHPRLTPPCEGIRTCAQSPRRSAGDGRYTLPPRVHRSSDPGMPPGFRTMHTKWHLDVIAEDSRARALRRAFEEGFREEMAPAAGDSYSHPPPLARILSPRAEAAAGQPLAHLQTSPVLHPLVGQHVLSVKQFSKEQISHMFNVAHTLRLMVQKERSLDILKGKVMASMFYEVSTRTSSSFAAAMQRLGGSVVHFCEATSSSQKGESLADSVQTMSCYADVLVLRHPTPGAVESAARHCRKPVINAGDGVGEHPTQALLDVFTIREELGTVNGMTITMVGDLKHGRTVHSLARLLTQYRITLRYVAPKNLHMPSEIIDFVASKGIKQEEFESIEEALPDTDVLYMTRIQKERFSSEEEYKACFGQFILTPHIMTGAKKKMVVMHPLPRVNEISAEVDTDPRAAYFRQAENGMYIRMALLATVLGR from the exons atggcaACCCTGATTTTAGAAGATGGGACCACGTTCAAGGGCCGCCTTTTCGGAGCAAATACGTCAGTGTCTGGTGAAGTTG TGTTCCAGACAGGCATGGTTGGCTACCCAGAGGCCCTGACTGACCCGTCCTACATGTGTCAGATCCTCACCCTCACCTACCCTCTGCAGGGCAACTATGGAATACCCCAGGATGAGGAGGGGGACTTTGGACTCAGCAAG TGGTTTGAGTCTTCTAAGATCCACGCTGCAGCCCTCATCGTCGGAGAGGTCTCCCAGAACCCCAGCCACTGGAGCTCAGCCATGTCTCTGGACCAGTGGCTCAAAGAGCAGGGCATCCCCGGCCTAGAGG GAATTGACACCCGTCGTCTGACCAAGAAGATCCGTGAGAAGGGTACAATGCTGGGGAAGCTGGTTGTGGACGGAACGCCCGAGGCCAACGTTCCATTTGACAACCCTGACCAGAGGAACCTTGTCAAGGAGGTGTCCATGAAG GAGCCCCGGGTGTTCAACCCCAGTGGTGCTGTCAGGATCACAGCTGTAGACTGTGGCATTAAGTACAACCAGATCCGTTGCCTGTGTCAGAGAGGGGCCTGTGTCACCGTGGTGCCCTGGGATCACCCACTGGACAGCACAG ATTTTGATGGGCTGTTCATCAGCAACGGCCCTGGGGACCCCCAGTTCTGTACGGAGACCATAGACAACGTGAGGAAGGTGGTGTGTGTGGACAACCCCAAGCCTGTGTTTGGTATCTGCCTGGGCAACCAGCTTCTCTCCCTCGCCATCGGAGCAAAGACCTACAAAATGAA GTATGGGAATCGTGGCCATAACCAGCCCTGTATCCACAAGGGCACAGATCGCTGTTTCATCACATCTCAGAACCATGGCTTTGCTGTGGATCCCCTGACCCTGCCACAGGGCTGGGACGTGCTCTTCACCAACGCCAATGACCAGACCAGTGAGGGCATCGTGCACAACACCAAACACCTATTCAG TGTCCAGTTCCACCCAGAGCACATGGCAGGCCCCACtgacctggtcagtctgtttgaTGTGTTTCTGGACACAGTCAGAGACCACAAGGAGGGCAAGAGTGGCAAACCAG tGAAGCAGAGACTGACAGAGCACCTGACCTATCCTGGATCTACCAATCCGGAGGAATTTGTTCGGCCACGCAAAGTCCTAATCCTGGGTTCTGGAGGCCTCTCCATCGGACAGGCTGGGGAGTTTGACTACTCTGGCTCTCAG GCCATAAAAGCATTGAAGGAGGAGAACATTCAGACTGTGCTCATCAACCCCAACATCGCCACGGTGCAAACCTCCAAGGGTCTGGCTGACAAGGTTTACTTCCTGCCTCTCACCCCGGAGTATGTCACTCAG GTGATAAAGAATGAGCGTCCAGACGGGGTCCTCCTGACCTTCGGGGGGCAGACTGCTCTTAACTGCGGGGTGCAGCTGACCAAGAGGGGAGTCCTGAAGAAGTATGCGGTGCGCGTGCTGGGGACGCCGGTGGCTTCCATTGAGATGACTGAGGACAGGAAGATCTTTGTGGAGAAGATGGAGGAGATCAATGAACACGTGGCACCCAGCGAGGCCGCTGTGTCTGTGGAGCAG GCAGTAGCGGCTGCAGAGCGTATTGGCTACCCTGTCCTGGTGCGCTCGGCCTTTGCCCTGGGAGGACTGGGCTCTGGCTTTGCCAACAACAGGGAGGAGTTGACCTCTCTGGTGACATCTGCCTTCGCCCACACTTCCCAGGTCCTAGTGGACAAGTCCCTGAAGGGTTGGAAAGAGATTGAGTATGAGGTGGTCAGAGACGCCTACGACAACTGTATCACC GTATGTAACATGGAGAACATTGACCCTCTGGGTATCCACACTGGGGAGTCCATCGTGGTGGCGCCCAGTCAGACGCTCAACGACTATGAGTACAACATGTTGAGGAACACTGCCATCAAGGTCATCAGACATCTAGGCATCGTTGGAGAGTGTAACATCCAGTACGCCCTCAACCCAGAGTCTGAGCAG TACTACATCATTGAGGTGAATGCCCGTCTGTCTCGGAGCTCAGCTCTGGCCAGTAAAGCTACAGGATATCCCCTGGCCTACGTGGCTGCCAAGCTGGGATTGGGCATCCCGCTACCTGTCCTCAA GAACTCAGTGACCAACCAGACCACGGCTAACTTTGAGCCCAGTCTGGACTACTGTGTGGTTAAGGTCCCTCGCTGGGATCTCAGCAAGTTCCTGCGCGTCAGCACCAAGATAGGTAGCTCCATGAAGAGCGTGG GAGAGGTGATGGCCATCGGCCGTAGCTTTGAGGAAGCCTTCCAGAAGGCTCTGCGGATGGTGGATGAGAACTGTGTGGGCTTTGACCACACTATCAAACCAGTGTCTGACGAG GAGCTGCAGACCCCGACAGACAAACGTATCTTTGTTCTGGCGGCTGCTCTCAGGGCAGGCTATACAGTGGACCGTCTTTACGACCTAACCAAGATCGACCGCTGGTTCCTTCACAAAATGAAGAACATCGCGGTCCATGAGAAGGTGCTGGAGTCGTACAACCAGGACGAGAGCGCCATGCCTTTGGAGGTGATGAGGAAAGCCAAGCAGCTGGGCTTCTCAGACAAGCAGATCGCCCTGGCTGTGCAGAG TACCGAGCTGGCGGTGAGGAAGATGCGTCGAGATTGGAGCATCCTGCCTGTGGTGAAGCAGATCGACACTGTGGCGGCGGAGTGGCCCGCCCACACCAACTACCTGTACCTGACCTATAACGGTACGGAAAGCGACCTGGGCTTTGGAGATCCCCATGTCATAGTAATCGGCTCTGGGGTTTACCGCATCGGCAGCAGTGTGGAGTTTGACTGGTGCGCTGTGGGCTGCATCATGGAACTCAGGAAG ATGGGCTATAAAACCATCATGGTGAACTATAACCCAGAGACTGTCAGCACAGACTACGACATGTGTGATCGTCTCTACTTCGATGAGATCTCCTTTGAG gtTGTGATGGACATCTATGAGATGGAGAACCCAGAGGGAGTGATCCTGTCCATGGGGGGCCAGCTGCCCAACAACATCGCCATGTCCCTCCACAGGCAGCAGTGTCGTATATTGGGCACCTCCCCGGAGTTCATCGACTCTGCTGAGAACAGGTTTAAGTTCTCCCGCATGCTGGACACCATTGGCATCAGCCAGCCCCAGTGGAAGGAACTCACTGAGATTGAG tcagCCATGAAGTTCTGCGAGACTGCGGGCTACCCCTGCCTGGTGCGTCCCTCCTACGTGCTGAGTGGAGCGGCCATGAACGTGGCGTACACAGACAGCGACCTGGAGAAGTACCTTAGCAGCGCTGTGGCCGTGTCCAAGGAATACCCCGTGGTCATCTCAAAGTTCATCCAGGAGGCCAAG GAGATAGACGTGGACGCGGTGGCGTGCGACGGCGTGGTGATGGCCATCGCTGTATCGGAACATGTGGAGAACGCCGGGGTGCACTCTGGGGACGCCACCCTGGTCACACCCCCCCAGGACATCAACCAGAAGACCATGGAGCGTATCAAGATGATCGTCCATGCCATCGGACAGGAACTGCAGGTCACCGGGCCTTTTAACCTGCAACTCATCGCTAAG GATGACCAGCTGAAGGTGATCGAGTGCAACGTCCGTGTCTCCCGCTCCTTCCCATTCGTCTCAAAGACTCTTGGAGTGGATCTGGTCGCCCTGGCAACGCGTGTCATAATGGGAGAGAAGATGGAGCCCGTGGGTCTGATGAAAGGAGTGGGCATCGTGGGCGTCAAG GTCCCCCAGTTCTCGTTCTCTCGTCTGGCCGGAGCTGATGTGGTGCTGGGGGTAGAGATGACCAGTACTGGGGAGGTGGCCTGCTTTGGAGAGAACAGATACGAGGCCTATCTGAAGGCCATGCTCAGCACAGGCTTCAAGATCCCCAAGAAGAACATTCTGCTGTCAATTGGCAGTTACAAG AACAAGAGTGAGCTGCTGCCTACTGTTCAGGCGCTGGAGAGTCTGGGCTATGACCTGTATGCCAGTCTGGGGACTGCTGACTTCTACACTGAGCATGGAGTCAAG GTGATGGCGGTGGACTGGCCATTTGGGGAAGAGGAGAGCGACTGCCCCAACAAGGACAAGCAGAGGAACATCTTGGAATACCTGGAGGACCACCACTTTGACATGGTCATCAACCTCTCCATGAGGAACTCCGGAGGCCGACGCCTCTCCTCCTTCGTCACCAAGGGTTACCGCACCCGCCGCATGGCCATCGACTACTCCGTGCCCCTCATCATTGACATCAAGTGCACCAAGCTGTTTGTCCAG GCGCTGCGTCTGGTTGGCAGCTTCCCGCCCGTCAAGACTCACGTGGACTGTATGACGTCACAGAAGTTGATTCGCCTGCCTG GTCTGATAGATGTGCACGTCCACCTGCGGGAGCCGGGTGCCACCCACAAGGAAGATTTCTCCTCGGGCACAGCGGCTGCCCTGGCAGGGGGCGTCACCATGGTATGTGCCATGCCCAACACGGCACCTGCCATAATCGACCCCAGCTCCTTCGCCATGGTCCAGAAG CTTGCCAAGGCAGGGTGTCGGTGTGACTATGCCCTTTACGTCGGAGCGACTTCAGACAACTCCACCATCTTGCCCTCCATCGCTAAGTCCGCCGCTGGGCTGAAGATGTATCTGAACGACACCTACTCCACTCTGAAGATGGACAACGTCTCAATGTGGATGGAG CACTTTGAGAAGTGGCCCAAGCACCTGCCAATCGTGGCACACGCAGAGAAGCAGACTGTGGCAGCCGTCTTGATGGTGGCCCAGCTGTACCAAAGAGCTGTACATATCTGCCATGTGGCCAAGAAGGAGGAG ATCCTGATCATCCGTGCAGCCAAGCAGAAGGGCATCCAGGTGACGTGTGAGGTAGCACCCCACCACCTTTTCCTGTGTGAGGAGAACGTGGTGGACATTGGGGACGGCCGGGCACAGGTCCGCCCCATGCTGGGCACCCGGGAGGACATGGAGGCCCTCTGGGAACACCTGGACATCATTGACTGCTTCGCAACTGACCACG CCCCCCATTCAGTGGAGGAGAAGAACTCAGAGAAGCCCCCACCAGGTTACCCCGGCCTTGAGACCATGCTGCCCCTTCTCCTCACCGCCGTCAGCGATGGGCGCCTCACCATCGACGATATCATCAAGCGCCTGTACGACAACCCCCGCAAGATTTTCTCCCTTCCCGCACAGGCCAACACCTATGTAGAG GTGGACCTGGAGCAGGAGTGGGTCATCCCCAAACACATGCAGTTCACCAAGTCCAAGTGGACTCCCTTTGAAGGCATGAAGGTGAAAGGCAAGGTCCGCAGAGTGGTGCTCAGAGGAGAGGTGGCCTACATCGACGGACAGGTGCTGGTCCCGCCTGGCTATGGGGAGGATGTGAAGGCTTGGCCTGCACCCATccccctcctccagccccctgAGCCAGTGAAAGAAATCCCAAAG ACCCCAGAGCACCCCCGGCTGACCCCTCCGTGTGAGGGCATCCGTACATGCGCCCAGAGTCCTCGCCGTTCCGCTGGGGACGGGCGCTACACGCTCCCGCCTCGCGTTCACAGGTCCTCCGACCCAGGCATGCCCCCAG GTTTTAGGACGATGCACACAAAATGGCACTTGGATGTCATTG CTGAAGATTCAAGGGCGAGAGCATTAAGAAGAGCATTTGAAGAAGGTTTCAGAGAAG AGATGGCCCCTGCAGCTGGGGACAGTTACAGCCATCCCCCTCCCCTGGCCAGGATCCTGTCCCCTCGGGCTGAGGCAGCGGCAGGGCAGCCCCTGGCCCACCTCCAGACCTCCCCAGTGCTCCACCCCCTAGTGGGACAACACGTCCTCTCTGTCAAGCAGTTCAGCAAGGAACAG ATCTCTCACATGTTTAACGTGGCCCATACTCTTCGCCTGATGGTTCAGAAAGAGAGAAGCCTTGACATCCTGAAG GGTAAGGTGATGGCATCCATGTTCTACGAGGTCAGCACGCGCACCAGCAGTTCGTTTGCAGCGGCAATGCAGCGTCTGGGCGGCTCCGTGGTCCATTTCTGTGAGGCCACCTCCTCGTCGCAGAAGGGCGAGTCTCTAGCGGACTCTGTCCAGACCATGAGCTGCTACGCTGACGTCCTGGTGCTGCGACACCCCACGCCAGGGGCCGTGGAG TCTGCAGCGAGGCACTGCCGGAAGCCGGTGATCAACGCTGGGGACGGGGTCGGGGAGCACCCCACGCAGGCCCTGCTGGATGTGTTCACCATCAGAGAGGAGCTGGGTACGGTCAACGGCATGACG ATCACCATGGTAGGGGACCTGAAGCATGGCCGCACAGTTCATTCCCTGGCCAGGCTGCTCACCCAATACAGGATCACTCTGCGCTACGTCGCCCCAAAGAATCTCCACATGCCCTCCGAGATCATTGACTTTGTGGCCTCCAAAGGCATCAAGCAG GAAGAGTTTGAGAGCATCGAGGAGGCCCTGCCTGACACTGACGTCCTCTACATGACCAGGATTCAGAAGGAGAGGTTTTCCTCCGAGGAAGAGTACAAAGCG TGCTTCGGTCAGTTCATCCTCACCCCACACATCATGACTGGAGCGAAGAAGAAGATGGTGGTGATGCATCCTCTACCGAGAGTCAATGAGATCAG TGCGGAGGTGGACACTGATCCTCGTGCTGCCTACTTCCGGCAGGCTGAGAACGGCATGTACATCCGCATGGCCCTCCTGGCCACTGTGCTGGGCAGATGA